One window of Chamaesiphon minutus PCC 6605 genomic DNA carries:
- the aroA gene encoding 3-phosphoshikimate 1-carboxyvinyltransferase has translation MINLQPVDRHQSLTVNSPADVSLQGTLQIPGDKSISHRALMLGALAEGETTIRGLLLGEDPRSTAACFTAMGAQISELNTELVTVTGIGLGQLQEPVSILDAGNSGTTMRLMLGILASHPDRFFTVTGDDSLRSRPMSRVVNPLTEMGSQIWGRRNNSLAPLAVRGRELQPIQYHSPIASAQVKSAILLAGLMTYGRTTVTEPALSRDHSERMLRAFGAHIEVDPETNSATVTGYPTLVGQQVIVPGDISSAAFWLVAGAIVPGSELYIENVGVNPTRTGILVALELMGADITLENQREVAGEPVADLRVKHSNLKACEISGDLIPRLIDEIPILAVAAVFAKGTTIIKDAAELRVKESDRLQVMAAALTKMGANITELPDGLEITGGGSLIGAELDSFTDHRIAMSLAIASVMAKGKTTIARAEAASISYPTFFDSLRSIIKS, from the coding sequence GTGATAAATCTCCAACCCGTCGATCGTCATCAAAGTTTAACCGTCAATTCACCTGCGGATGTATCGCTTCAGGGCACATTGCAAATTCCGGGTGATAAATCGATTTCCCATCGCGCCTTGATGCTGGGAGCCTTGGCTGAGGGAGAGACGACAATTCGGGGATTATTGTTGGGCGAAGATCCTCGAAGTACGGCGGCGTGTTTTACCGCAATGGGGGCACAGATTTCGGAGTTAAATACCGAGTTGGTGACGGTGACGGGGATTGGTTTGGGACAGCTTCAGGAGCCTGTAAGTATCCTCGATGCTGGCAATTCGGGGACGACAATGCGGCTGATGTTGGGAATTTTGGCTTCTCATCCCGATCGATTTTTTACCGTTACAGGCGATGATTCATTACGATCGCGTCCGATGTCCCGCGTCGTCAATCCCCTCACGGAGATGGGATCGCAGATTTGGGGACGCCGAAATAATTCGCTCGCACCGCTGGCTGTGCGCGGACGAGAATTACAACCGATTCAATATCATTCGCCGATCGCCTCAGCTCAGGTTAAGTCAGCCATTTTACTCGCTGGATTGATGACTTACGGGCGCACCACGGTCACCGAACCAGCCTTATCGCGGGATCACTCCGAACGGATGTTACGTGCGTTTGGGGCGCACATAGAAGTCGATCCAGAGACGAATAGTGCGACGGTGACGGGTTATCCCACGCTCGTAGGACAACAAGTGATTGTCCCTGGAGATATTAGCTCCGCAGCCTTTTGGTTAGTTGCTGGCGCGATCGTGCCCGGTTCGGAGTTGTATATTGAAAATGTCGGTGTCAACCCGACCCGCACGGGAATTTTGGTCGCTTTAGAATTAATGGGTGCCGATATTACCCTCGAAAATCAGCGTGAAGTTGCAGGCGAACCCGTGGCAGATTTGCGAGTCAAACATAGTAATTTAAAAGCTTGTGAAATTAGCGGCGATCTTATCCCCAGACTGATCGATGAGATTCCGATTTTAGCTGTAGCAGCAGTATTTGCTAAAGGCACGACCATAATTAAAGATGCCGCAGAATTGCGCGTCAAAGAAAGCGACAGGTTGCAAGTAATGGCCGCTGCCTTAACTAAAATGGGCGCGAACATTACCGAATTACCAGATGGTTTAGAAATTACTGGCGGCGGCTCATTAATCGGCGCAGAACTCGATAGTTTTACCGACCACCGGATTGCTATGAGCCTCGCGATCGCGTCTGTAATGGCGAAGGGAAAGACTACGATCGCGCGTGCGGAAGCTGCCTCAATTTCTTATCCAACTTTCTTCGATTCATTACGCAGCATTATCAAGTCATAA
- a CDS encoding O-acetyl-ADP-ribose deacetylase — MTPEPLATPQERMGIIQGDITKLTVDAIVNAANSSLLGGGGVDGAIHRAAGGELLAACRQLNGCKTGKAKITPAYRLTAKYVIHTVGPVWRGGNSGEPELLASCYRESLALATLHQIQTIAFPAISCGAYGYPIDLAARVALETVQTYLETDRSIAGVSFVCFSDTDYDAYVEAFGML; from the coding sequence ATGACACCAGAACCACTCGCAACCCCTCAAGAACGCATGGGGATTATTCAGGGCGATATTACTAAATTAACGGTAGATGCGATCGTCAATGCGGCCAATAGTTCGTTGCTCGGCGGTGGTGGTGTCGATGGGGCAATTCATCGCGCTGCTGGTGGCGAATTACTCGCCGCCTGTCGGCAACTTAATGGATGTAAAACTGGTAAAGCCAAAATTACTCCAGCCTATCGATTGACGGCAAAATATGTAATTCATACCGTCGGCCCCGTTTGGCGTGGCGGTAATAGTGGCGAACCAGAATTACTCGCAAGTTGCTATCGCGAAAGTCTGGCTCTGGCGACGTTACATCAGATTCAAACGATCGCATTTCCGGCGATTAGTTGTGGTGCTTATGGTTATCCGATCGATCTAGCGGCGCGGGTGGCACTAGAGACAGTGCAGACTTATTTGGAGACAGATAGATCGATTGCGGGTGTCAGTTTTGTCTGCTTTAGCGATACCGATTACGATGCTTATGTAGAAGCTTTTGGTATGTTATGA
- a CDS encoding CD225/dispanin family protein yields the protein MPSSYDVVVNLSCLGIITDSISPTRSRATTIMTPLPSSSLDSTAELDVETITTALNRKFKSQAIVAAVTNDPELIIIELSGLSVPNQQQMTNVVKQVLGKLQIPEQTVKVFGRQADATEPSWEGKVWIEPIADIEPSSVRQTTSTIDREDPPPTFCPENHMVLAIVATLLGVLPLGIVAIIYASQVNSKHAEGDNLGAVKSAATAKRLSVVSLSISGVFTALIVLAVILPLFLGGGKFYKIKQEKAAQKYVQSVMQPKLDELLTANMTKNFAISTTLSGMPADSGYKFEAELVSDLGAASRKNFIIMATPTSNNLRSFVGVIYAIERDSKVFVKTDGCISKSSSFFPPLVTISNGTVTCDANSVLASQQPG from the coding sequence ATGCCGAGCAGTTACGATGTGGTAGTTAATCTCAGTTGTTTGGGAATAATAACAGATAGTATTTCTCCAACTCGTTCGCGAGCCACTACTATCATGACTCCGCTACCGTCATCGTCCTTAGATTCAACCGCTGAACTTGATGTTGAGACAATAACCACCGCTCTCAATCGTAAATTCAAGTCTCAAGCGATCGTAGCAGCCGTAACCAACGATCCAGAGCTAATAATAATCGAGTTATCGGGCTTATCTGTTCCCAACCAGCAACAGATGACTAATGTCGTCAAACAGGTATTGGGCAAACTGCAAATTCCAGAACAGACAGTTAAAGTTTTTGGTAGGCAAGCCGACGCGACAGAACCCAGTTGGGAGGGAAAGGTGTGGATCGAACCGATTGCCGACATCGAGCCTAGTAGCGTCAGGCAAACCACATCCACGATCGATCGAGAAGATCCGCCCCCAACATTTTGCCCCGAAAATCACATGGTGCTGGCAATTGTAGCGACTTTGTTAGGTGTTTTGCCTTTGGGTATAGTGGCAATTATCTATGCCAGTCAGGTTAATTCTAAACATGCCGAGGGAGATAATCTGGGCGCGGTTAAATCTGCGGCTACTGCCAAAAGGTTGAGCGTTGTGAGCCTGAGTATTTCTGGTGTTTTTACGGCATTAATCGTGCTAGCTGTTATCTTACCGTTATTTTTAGGTGGCGGCAAATTCTACAAAATCAAGCAAGAAAAAGCAGCTCAAAAATACGTCCAATCAGTGATGCAGCCCAAACTGGATGAATTACTCACGGCTAACATGACCAAAAATTTTGCTATTTCGACAACTCTTAGTGGTATGCCAGCAGATAGTGGCTATAAGTTTGAAGCAGAGCTAGTTAGCGATCTTGGTGCTGCTAGTCGCAAAAACTTTATCATTATGGCTACACCTACTAGTAACAACCTGCGCAGTTTTGTCGGAGTGATATATGCGATCGAGCGGGACTCTAAAGTTTTTGTCAAAACCGATGGTTGCATTAGCAAATCGAGCAGTTTTTTCCCACCATTAGTAACGATTTCTAATGGCACTGTCACTTGCGATGCCAATTCTGTCTTAGCTTCTCAACAACCAGGTTAG
- a CDS encoding elongation factor G — MTISTKRICNVGIVGPYLAGKTTLLESLLAVTGAISRKGSVKEGNTIGDSVAEARSRQMSIEISAGTTVVEDVQFTFIDCPGSIEFSQETYNALIGVDAAIVVCEPTIDRVLTLSPLFKFLDDWEIPHLVFINKIDKSNVNFIDLLHSLKQVSSRPLVAHQYPIVEGEKVLGFIDLVTERAYHYHPGSAPDLVPFPNELREAERVARAEMLEELANFDDHLLEELIAEINPDEEEIVRDLRMELGADTIVPVFVGVAELDYGVRPLLAALLREAPEAEVTAKHRGIDRHKGDGAVAQVLKTIYSQQGGKLSVVRMWRGNLTDGSIVNGIRIGGIYRLLGSQQQSLQSASAGEIVALGRLEGIKTGATIGDSEIAELPQAQTLTPVYALAIVPSNRNDEVKLSGALTKLVEEDPSLHWEQHGDTHEVILWGQGEIHLQVAIDRLRRKYNLPMQTHLPQVAYKETIRKPVTSIHGRYKHQSGGHGQFGDVFLDIQPRQRGTGFDFKETIVGGVVPKQYIPGVETGVREFLDRGPLGFPIVDVAVTLTNGSYHSVDSSEQAFKNAARLAMTEGISKCEPTLLEPILAIEVSAPSEFTSKALQLLTGRRAQILGYDAKSGWNGWDVVSAYLPQAEMHSFIVELRSLTMGVGFFTWRYERLQEVPEKLAERVLARSK, encoded by the coding sequence ATGACTATAAGTACAAAACGGATTTGTAATGTCGGAATTGTGGGGCCGTACTTAGCAGGCAAAACCACATTATTAGAAAGTTTGCTGGCCGTAACGGGAGCGATTTCGCGTAAAGGCAGCGTTAAAGAAGGAAATACGATCGGCGATAGTGTGGCAGAAGCTCGATCGAGGCAGATGAGCATCGAAATTAGCGCGGGCACTACTGTAGTTGAAGACGTTCAGTTTACATTTATCGACTGTCCTGGCTCGATCGAGTTCAGTCAAGAGACATATAATGCACTAATCGGTGTCGATGCGGCAATTGTGGTGTGCGAACCAACGATCGATCGCGTATTAACACTTTCACCTTTATTTAAATTTTTAGACGATTGGGAAATTCCCCATTTAGTTTTCATCAATAAAATCGATAAATCGAATGTTAATTTTATCGATCTTCTCCACTCCCTCAAACAAGTATCGAGTCGTCCGTTAGTCGCACATCAGTATCCGATCGTCGAAGGTGAAAAAGTCCTCGGTTTTATCGATTTGGTCACTGAGCGAGCCTATCATTATCATCCCGGTAGTGCGCCCGATCTCGTGCCATTCCCAAACGAACTTCGCGAAGCAGAACGCGTTGCACGGGCAGAAATGTTAGAAGAACTCGCCAACTTTGACGACCATTTATTAGAAGAATTAATCGCCGAAATTAATCCAGACGAAGAAGAGATCGTGCGCGATCTGCGGATGGAATTGGGGGCAGATACGATCGTCCCTGTCTTCGTCGGCGTCGCCGAACTCGATTACGGCGTGCGTCCGCTGTTAGCCGCACTGTTACGCGAAGCTCCCGAAGCAGAAGTCACCGCCAAACATCGCGGGATCGATCGACACAAAGGCGATGGCGCGGTCGCACAAGTGCTGAAGACGATTTACAGTCAACAAGGCGGTAAGCTCTCTGTGGTGCGGATGTGGCGAGGGAATCTAACTGACGGATCGATCGTCAATGGCATCCGCATTGGCGGCATCTATCGGCTGTTAGGCAGCCAGCAACAGTCCTTGCAATCGGCTAGTGCGGGGGAAATCGTTGCCTTAGGACGACTCGAAGGCATCAAAACAGGTGCGACGATTGGTGATAGTGAGATCGCAGAGTTACCCCAAGCCCAAACTCTCACCCCAGTTTACGCACTAGCGATCGTGCCCAGCAATCGCAATGATGAAGTCAAACTCAGCGGTGCTTTAACCAAACTAGTTGAAGAAGATCCCTCCCTGCACTGGGAACAGCACGGCGACACGCACGAAGTAATTTTGTGGGGACAGGGCGAAATTCACCTGCAAGTAGCGATCGATCGGTTGCGGCGCAAGTACAATCTCCCCATGCAGACGCACCTTCCCCAAGTTGCCTACAAAGAAACCATCCGCAAACCCGTCACGTCGATTCACGGACGCTACAAACATCAGTCTGGGGGACACGGACAATTTGGCGATGTTTTTCTCGATATCCAGCCGCGCCAACGGGGAACGGGTTTCGACTTCAAAGAAACGATTGTCGGTGGTGTCGTTCCCAAACAATATATTCCTGGTGTCGAGACAGGGGTGCGTGAATTTCTCGATCGCGGGCCATTAGGTTTCCCGATCGTCGATGTCGCGGTAACATTGACTAATGGCTCCTACCATAGTGTCGATAGCTCCGAGCAAGCATTTAAAAACGCCGCCCGCTTGGCAATGACAGAAGGGATCTCCAAGTGCGAACCGACATTATTAGAACCGATTCTGGCGATCGAAGTTTCGGCTCCGAGCGAGTTTACCTCTAAAGCATTGCAACTATTAACCGGACGCCGCGCCCAAATTTTGGGTTATGACGCCAAATCTGGCTGGAACGGTTGGGATGTAGTTTCGGCTTATTTACCCCAAGCGGAAATGCACAGTTTTATCGTGGAGTTGCGCTCGCTCACTATGGGGGTGGGTTTCTTTACCTGGCGTTATGAAAGGTTGCAAGAGGTACCCGAAAAGTTAGCCGAACGCGTATTGGCACGGAGTAAGTAA